The Desulfonatronum lacustre DSM 10312 region TTTCAGAGCGCCCCGGACCTTGGGTCAGCGGTTCATATCCTGGCTCGCGGCGCGGACTCGCCGCTCTACCCCCTGGCCTACCAGGCAGTGGCCGAACTGAAGCGGCTGGAAGGGGCCACCATGCCCGCGGCCCAGAAGAGCAAAATCGCCATGGACAACCTCCGCCGCGTCCTGCGTCAAAACGTCAGCAGCACCATGCGTAATCTGGCTTCCTCGCTCTCGTTCCTGGCCACCTGCGCCAGTTCGGCCCCGTTTATCGGGCTGTTCGGCACGGTCTGGGGGATCATGCATTCGTTCCATGCCATCGGGCAGATGGGCAGCGCTTCCCTGGCCACCGTGGCCCCGGGCTTGTCCGAAGCGCTGGTGGCCACGGCCATCGGCTTGGCTGTGGCCATCCCCGCGTCCGTGGCCTACAATTACTTTCGGGGAATGCTGGGCAGCATCGAGGTGGAGCTGATCAATTTCGCCGGGGCGTTCTTGAACCGGGTTCAACGTGAGCTGCCCTGGGTTTCCGGGCAGTTGGAGCCCGAGGAGAACGGGCTGGCGGAACACGAAATCTAGGCGCTCCCGGGCAAGGAGAAAGTTATGGAAGGCCATACCGGTCAAGGATATATGGACCAGATGAACGTGGTCCCGTTCGTCGACGTCATGCTCGTATTGCTGGTGATCTTCATGGCCACGGCGCCCTTTATGACCGAGGGGCTGGAGGTGGATCTACCCCAGACCCGGACCGTGCAGACCCTGCCGCAGGACGAAGACACCTTGGTCTTGACCATCCGAAGCGACGGCTCCATTTTTCTGGATCAATACGAGGTGGCCTTGGGCGGGCTGGGTGAGCATGTCCAGCGCTTGATCCAGACCCGTGACAGAATTCTCTATCTGCGCGCGGACAAGGACGTGCCTTACGGGCTGGTGGTCCAGGTGATGGCCGAAGCCCGCGAGGCCGGCGTTGAGCGGCTGGGCATCGTAGCCGAGTCCGAGCCTCGGGAACCATAAGCCGGTTACCAATACGGGGCGATTTTCGAGGTGAGGGTGGGCATTCCTACACATATTCTGGTTTTTGGGTTGTCCCTGCTTCTGCATGTCGGCGTGCTGGGGCTTGGATTGTTCCAGCTGTCTTCCAGCAAGCAGATCCGGGTCGATCTGAGCAAGCCCGTTGTCTATCAGGTGGATTTGGTCCGCCTTGATCCGCCCGCTCCCGGGCGTCCCGCTCCCTTGGCCCCTTCCGCCCCGGCTCCCGCGCCGCCGGTCCCGGCGGCCCAGGAACAACCCAAACCCGCGCCCAAGCCGGCGGTGACGCCTCCCGCGCCGCCGCCACCGCAGCCCAAGGCTGAGGTCCCCATCCCGGAGCCGCCCAAACCGACCCCCGAACCCAAACCGGCGCCGAAGCCGGAACCCAAGCCGGAACCCAAACCCGAACCACCGAAACCCAAGCCGGAACCCAAACCCGAACCACCGAAACCCGCTCCGAGTCCTCCCAAACCAGAGCCACCGCGACAACCCGCTCGGACCGAACCGACCCGGGAGCAGGTCATGGCCGAGGCCCTTGGGGCCGTGCAGCGGGATGTGGCACAACGGGCCCAGCCGGATGCAAGAGATCAGGCCCTGGCCGGCCTGC contains the following coding sequences:
- a CDS encoding ExbD/TolR family protein, with amino-acid sequence MEGHTGQGYMDQMNVVPFVDVMLVLLVIFMATAPFMTEGLEVDLPQTRTVQTLPQDEDTLVLTIRSDGSIFLDQYEVALGGLGEHVQRLIQTRDRILYLRADKDVPYGLVVQVMAEAREAGVERLGIVAESEPREP
- a CDS encoding MotA/TolQ/ExbB proton channel family protein, yielding MELLPQTGIWDLVRQATIVVQLVMLLLVGMSLASWSIIFYKIMILRRAKQQALVDFKRFQSAPDLGSAVHILARGADSPLYPLAYQAVAELKRLEGATMPAAQKSKIAMDNLRRVLRQNVSSTMRNLASSLSFLATCASSAPFIGLFGTVWGIMHSFHAIGQMGSASLATVAPGLSEALVATAIGLAVAIPASVAYNYFRGMLGSIEVELINFAGAFLNRVQRELPWVSGQLEPEENGLAEHEI
- the tolA gene encoding cell envelope integrity protein TolA gives rise to the protein MGIPTHILVFGLSLLLHVGVLGLGLFQLSSSKQIRVDLSKPVVYQVDLVRLDPPAPGRPAPLAPSAPAPAPPVPAAQEQPKPAPKPAVTPPAPPPPQPKAEVPIPEPPKPTPEPKPAPKPEPKPEPKPEPPKPKPEPKPEPPKPAPSPPKPEPPRQPARTEPTREQVMAEALGAVQRDVAQRAQPDARDQALAGLRQSGATGSGGADGQAGSGYGGLLEVYAQMVENRVKAQWRFPKGASRQDLSAVLDISLDRDGRVLGSRVVRSSGHSGFDASAERAVEETGQLPPPPRPDLRTVRITFNLQEL